A single Nicotiana tabacum cultivar K326 chromosome 5, ASM71507v2, whole genome shotgun sequence DNA region contains:
- the LOC107769961 gene encoding amino acid transporter AVT1C, which yields MGMRLDEEFGADRVLQIETDDEENEADDYKIEDDDDSGSDSTLHSPVHEPSHSQIGPHDSPTWPQSYRQSMNMFTGVTPPSLSFLRGSSFLRSQTTPTPQPSICKPLISSPRSNKEEVPTLTHPTRLSVVSSARFSALELPPSQQCSYTQSVLNAINALCGIGILSTPYALKEGGWCSLFLLLLFGIITFYTGILLKKCLDSSPGIETYPDIGQAAFGMLGRIFIAVALYAELYSSCIEYLIMMSDNLGAIFPSARMVFAGIHLDSYQMCAIISTLVILPTVWLRNLSLLSYISAGGVVALIVVVLCLLWVGAINEVGFHSGGTALNIAKLPVTIGLYSFCYGSHSVFPNIYSSMKEPSRFPSVLLISFSIAFFSYFGVAVCGFLMFGENTSPQFTLNLPAKLVTSKVAAWTVVLTPVTKYAITITPVAFGIEEFLPSPQLRTYGVSILIRTILVFSTLVISLTVPYFGSVMSLIGSSLVMLVSLILPCACYIKLSKDGITRFQLAACTSIIMVGVVSAVIGTYSAVTSMAN from the exons ATGGGAATGAGATTAGACGAAGAATTTGGAGCAGATAGGGTGTTACAAATTGAAACAGACGATGAAGAGAATGAGGCTGATGATTACAAGATTGAAGACGATGATGATAGTGGATCTGATTCTACCCTTCACTCTCCAGTACATGAGCCATCTCATAGCCAAATTGGACCTCATGATTCTCCTACTTGGCCTCAAAGTTATCG GCAGTCAATGAACATGTTCACAGGTGTGACCCCTCCTTCACTCAGCTTTTTAAGGGGTAGCTCCTTCTTGAGGTCTCAGACTACTCCAACACCTCAACCTTCAATTTGTAAACCTCTAATTTCCTCTccgcgctcaaacaaggaagaagtTCCAACCTTAACACATCCAACAAGGTTATCTGTAGTCTCTTCTGCAAGATTTTCAGCACTTGAATTGCCACCATCACAGCAGTGTTCCTATACTCAATCAGTGCTAAATG CGATAAATGCTCTCTGTGGCATAGGAATACTTTCGACTCCCTATGCACTCAAAGAAGGAGGATGGTGTAGCCTTTTCCTGCTGCTACTTTTTGGAATCATTACTTTCTACACTGGAATTTTGTTAAAAAAATGTTTAGACAGTTCTCCTGGTATTGAAACCTATCCTGATATCGGACAAGCTGCTTTTGGAATGCTAGGTCGAATATTTATAGCT GTAGCCTTATACGCCGAACTATAT TCCTCTTGCATCGAGTATTTGATTATGATGAGTGACAATCTTGGTGCAATATTCCCAAGTGCTCGCATGGTCTTTGCTGGAATTCATCTGGATTCTTATCAAATGTGTGCTATCATTTCTACCCTTGTCATACTTCCAACAGTTTGGCTAAGAAACCTCAGTTTGCTGTCAtacatttcag CTGGTGGAGTGGTCGCACTGATTGTCGTGGTGCTTTGCTTGTTATGGGTTGGCGCGATCAATGAAGTTGGATTTCACTCAGGTGGAACAGCTTTAAACATTGCAAAATTACCCGTCACAATTGGTCTATACAGTTTTTGCTATGGCAGCCATTCAGTTTTCCCGAATATCTACTCATCAATGAAAGAACCTTCAAGATTTCCTTCTGTTCTTCTTATAAG CTTTTCCATCGCCTTCTTTTCGTACTTTGGAGTAGCAGTTTGTGGCTTCCTTATGTTTGGTGAAAACACCAGTCCGCAGTTCACATTGAATTTGCCAGCAAAACTTGTTACTTCAAAAGTTGCAGCCTGGACAGTG GTTTTAACCCCTGTAACAAAATATGCCATAACAATTACACCAGTCGCGTTTGGTATTGAAGAATTCTTACCTTCACCTCAGCTTAGAACTTATGGTGTATCGATCCTCATAAGAACAATTCTGGTGTTTTCAACTTTGGTCATTTCACTAACAGTTCcatattttg GTTCTGTAATGTCATTGATTGGATCTTCACTAGTAATGCTTGTG TCTCTGATCCTTCCTTGTGCATGCTACATTAAACTAAGCAAGGATGGAATCACACGATTTCAG CTTGCAGCTTGCACTTCCATTATAATGGTGGGAGTAGTTTCTGCTGTTATTGGCACATATTCTGCAGTCACAAGCATGGCCAACTAG
- the LOC107769975 gene encoding laccase-17 codes for MGFSSTFPSLVPMAMFIIAFLALCLMPQPAQAITRHYEFNITMANVTRLCHTKSIVTVNGKFPGPRIVTREGDRLLIKVNNHVPNNISIHWHGVRQLRSGWADGPAYITQCPIQTGQSYVYNYTIVGQRGTLWWHAHISWLRSTLYGPIIILPKKNESYPFVKPFKEIPIILGEWFNTDPEAIISQALQTGGGPNVSDAYTINGLPGLLYNCSAKDTFKLKVKPGKTYLLRMINAALNDELFFSIANHTLTVVDADAVYVKPFETDTILITPGQTTNVLLKTKSEYPSATFLMAARPYVTGQGTFDNSTVAGILEYESPLLHSTKSMKKLPMFKPALPPLNDTSFATNFSKKLRSLANSQFPAKVPQNVDKHFFFTVGLGTTPCDKNQTCQGPTNTTKFAASINNISFVQPTTALLQSHFIGQSNGVYNPYFPINPLHWFNYTGNPPNNTMVNNGTKVLVLPFNTNVELIMQDTSILGAESHPLHLHGFNFFVVGQGFGNFDPNKDPTNFNLIDPVERNTVGVPAGGWVAIRFLADNPGIWFMHCHLEVHTSWGLKMAWLVLDGKLPNQKLLPPPSDLPKC; via the exons ATGGGGTTTTCTAGTACTTTTCCATCATTAGTTCCTATGGCAATGTTCATTATTGCTTTTCTGGCATTATGTCTCATGCCTCAGCCTGCACAAGCCATCACCAGACACTATGAGTTCAAT ATTACAATGGCAAATGTCACTAGATTGTGCCATACTAAGAGTATAGTGACAGTCAATGGAAAATTCCCAGGGCCTCGTATTGTGACAAGGGAGGGTGATCGTCTCCTTATTAAAGTCAATAACCATGTTCCTAACAATATTTCCATTCATTG GCATGGAGTGAGACAGCTTCGTAGTGGATGGGCAGATGGTCCTGCATATATAACACAATGCCCTATTCAAACTGGCCAAAGTTATGTATACAATTACACAATTGTTGGTCAAAGAGGGACTTTGTGGTGGCATGCCCATATTTCATGGCTAAGATCTACTCTTTATGGCCCTATAATTATCCTTCCAAAGAAAAATGAATCCTACCCTTTTGTCAAACCATTCAAGGAAATTCCAATCATCTTAG GAGAATGGTTTAATACTGATCCCGAAGCAATCATTAGTCAAGCTCTACAAACTGGTGGAGGTCCAAATGTCTCTGATGCTTACACTATCAATGGCCTTCCCGGGCTCTTGTACAACTGCTCTGCAAAAG ATACATTCAAACTAAAGGTTAAGCCAGGAAAAACATACCTTCTTCGTATGATCAATGCTGCACTCAATGATGAGCTTTTCTTCAGCATTGCAAATCATACACTCACAGTAGTCGACGCTGATGCAGTATATGTTAAACCTTTTGAGACTGACACAATACTTATAACACCAGGACAGACCACAAATGTTCTTCTAAAAACCAAATCTGAATACCCTAGTGCTACTTTTCTCATGGCTGCTAGACCTTATGTTACTGGCCAAGGCACTTTTGACAACTCCACTGTTGCTGGAATTCTTGAATATGAATCCCCACTTCTTCATTCAACCAAATCAATGAAGAAACTTCCCATGTTCAAGCCTGCTTTACCTCCTTTAAATGACACTTCTTTTGCTACCAATTTTAGTAAGAAATTGCGCAGTTTAGCAAATTCTCAATTTCCTGCTAAAGTCCCTCAAAATGTTGACAAGCATTTCTTTTTCACAGTAGGCCTTGGCACAACTCCTTGCGACAAAAATCAAACTTGTCAAGGTcctactaatacaactaaatttgCAGCATCGATTAATAACATATCATTTGTACAACCTACAACTGCATTGCTCCAATCTCATTTTATTGGGCAATCAAATGGTGTTTATAACCCTTATTTTCCTATTAATCCTTTGCATTGGTTCAATTATACCGGGAATCCTCCAAATAACACAATGGTTAACAATGGTACTAAAGTTTTGGTACTTCCTTTTAATACAAATGTTGAGTTAATCATGCAAGATACAAGTATTCTTGGCGCTGAAAGTCATCCACTTCATCTTCATGGCTTCAATTTCTTTGTTGTTGGTcaaggttttggtaattttgaccCTAATAAGGATCCTACCAATTTCAATCTCATTGACCCTGTTGAGAGGAACACTGTAGGTGTGCCAGCTGGTGGATGGGTCGCTATTCGATTTTTAGCTGATAATCCAG GTATTTGGTTCATGCATTGTCACTTGGAAGTGCATACAAGTTGGGGATTGAAGATGGCATGGCTTGTCTTAGATGGAAAACTTCCCAATCAGAAACTCCTTCCCCCTCCATCTGATCTCCCAAAATGCTGA